Proteins encoded within one genomic window of Eleutherodactylus coqui strain aEleCoq1 chromosome 1, aEleCoq1.hap1, whole genome shotgun sequence:
- the STMN1 gene encoding stathmin: protein MADADIKVKELEKRASGQAFELILSPPSTDAAPDLSIASPKKKECSLEEIQKKLEAAEERRKLHEAEILKQLAEKREHEKEVLQKAKEENNNFSKMAEEKLTSKMEAIKENREAQMAAKLERLRELEKKGEDVRKGKDSKDEAEN, encoded by the exons ACATTAAGGTAAAGGAGCTGGAGAAGCGTGCCTCGGGTCAGGCATTTGAGCTGATCTTGAGCCCTCCATCTACAGACGCAGCTCCAGATCTTTCCATTGCCTCACCAAAGAAGAAAGAATGCTCTCTGGAAGAAATTCAGAAGAAGTTGGAAGCTGCAGAAGAGAGGCGCAAG TTACATGAGGCTGAAATCTTAAAGCAGCTTGCCGAAAAAAGGGAGCATGAGAAAGAAGTTCTGCAGAAAGCTAAAGAAGAAAACAACAACTTCAGCAAGATGGCTGAAGAAAAATTAACTTCTAAAATGGAAGCCATTAAAGAAAATAGGGAGGCCCAGATGGCAGCTAAACTGGAGCGATTGCGAGAATTG GAGAAGAAAGGGGAAGATGTCAGAAAGGGTAAAGACTCCAAAGACGAAGCTGAAAATTGA